The following coding sequences lie in one Apus apus isolate bApuApu2 chromosome 16, bApuApu2.pri.cur, whole genome shotgun sequence genomic window:
- the DEPDC5 gene encoding GATOR complex protein DEPDC5 isoform X11, whose protein sequence is MRTNKVYKLVIHKKGFGGSDDELVVNPKVFLQIKLGDVVEIAHPNDEYSPLLLQVKSLKEDLQKETISVDQTVAQVFRLRPYQDVHVNVVDPKEVTLDLVELTFKDQYIGRGDMWRLKKSLVSTCAYVTQKVEFAGIRAQAGELWVKSEKVTCGYISEDTRVVFRSTSAMVYIFIQMSCEMWDFDIYGDLYFEKAVNGFLADLFTKWKEKNCSHEVTVVLFSRTFYEAKSIDEFPETHRASIRQDHEGRFYEDFYKVVVQNERREEWTSLLVTIKKLFIQYPVLVRLEQAEGFPPGYNSTSAQGNYLEAINLSFNVFDKHYINRNFDRTGQMSVVITPGVGVFEVDRLLMILTKQRMIDNGIGVDLVCMGEQPLHAVPLFKLHNRCGPGDSRLGDDYNIPHWINHSFYTSKSQLLCNSFTPRIKLAGRKPLTEKAKNNRDASLGTPKDAENALPIQVDYDGYDAQVFRLPGPSRAQRCTTFRSVRERESRTRKSSSSYDVSCSPSLQSRTLPPEEVRSQASDDSSLGKISNILMIPRPHLHQCEVSSSLGYTSTRDVLENMLEPQQRDSSAPGRFHVGSAESMLHIRPGGYTPQRALINPFAPSRMPMKLTSNRRRWMHTFPVGMNLKTQNKDTLEDAVSNSPDPILTLSAPPVVPGFCCTVGVDWKSLTTPACLPLTTDYFPDRQSLQNDYTEGCYDLLPEADIDRRDEEGVQMTAQQVFEEFICQRLMQGYQIIVQSKPQKTATTVPPPLSSSPLYSRGLVSRNRPEEEDQYWLSMGRTFHKVTLKDKIITVTRYLPKYPYESAQINYTYSLCPSHSDSEFVSCWVEFSHERLEEYKWNYLDQYICSAGSEDFSLIESLKFWRTRFLLLPACISATKRIVEGEAHCDVYGDRPRSDEEEWQLLDGFIRFVEALNRIRRRHRSDRMIRKGSAMKGLQIAGPIPTHSLEQSGSHIVRKGTSALSALLQMEASQKTLGEQQAAMLSGKSSGQPSESGSIAITPTYMDSPRKDGAFFMDFVRSPHTASTFCSQVSIDQSVPATSDGNTLINTGQLPDRGNTQTLGSSQNVAEQGYTTAGAAEGSSQCSASTLTSSSTLIEILEAMKHPTTGIQLLSEQKGLSPYCFISAEVVHWLVNNVEGVQTQAMAIDIMQKMLEEQLIVHASGEALRTFIYGFYFYKIVVDKEPDRVGMQQPAMWHTAAMDDFSAFQRKWFEVAFVAEELLHSEIPAFFLPWLPSRPASYASRHSSFSRSFGGRSQAAALLAATVPEQRTVTLDVDVNNRTDRLEWCSCYYHGNFSLNAAFEIKLHWMAVTAAVLFEMVQGWHRKATSCGFLLVPVLEGPFALPSYLYGDPLRAQLFIPLNVSCLLKEGSEHLFDGFEPETYWDRMHLLQEAIAYRFGFVQDKYSASAFNFPAENKPQYIHVTGTVFLQLPYSKRKFSCGQQRRRRNSTSSTNQNMFCEERIGYNWAYNTMLTKTWRSSATGDEKFADRLLKDFTDFCWNKDSRLVLFWTDCLDKMHASAP, encoded by the exons ATGAGAACCAACAAGGTGTACAAGCTCGTCATACATAAGAAGGGTTTTGGAGGCAGTG ATGATGAACTGGTGGTGAATCCTAAAGTATTTCTTCAAATCAAGCTGGGAGATGTTGTGGAAATTGCACATCCCAATGATGAATACAG TCCCCTGCTTCTACAGGTGAAGTCACTTAAGGAAGATTTGCAGAAAG AAACTATAAGTGTGGATCAGACAGTGGCACAAGTGTTCCGACTGCGGCCCTACCAGGATGTCCATGTGAATGTTGTTGACCCAAAG gagGTGACACTGGACTTGGTGGAGCTGACCTTCAAGGATCAGTATATTGGGCGTGGGGATATGTGGCGACTGAAGAAGAGTTTG GTCAGTACATGTGCCTATGTCACCCAAAAAGTTGAATTTGCAGGTATCAG ggcacaggcaggtgaACTGTGGGTTAAGAGTGAGAAAGTCACTTGTGGATACATCAGTGAGGACACCCGG GTGGTCTTCCGCTCCACTTCTGCCatggtttatatttttatccAGATGAGCTGTGAAATGTGGGATTTTGATATTTATG GGGACCTGTATTTTGAGAAAGCTGTGAATGGTTTCCTTGCTGACCTCTTCACAAAATGGAAG GAGAAAAATTGCAGCCATGAAGTGacagtggttttattttctagaacATTTTACGAAGCAAAATCTATAG atGAGTTTCCTGAAACACATCGGGCATCGATTCGGCAGGATCATGAGGGGAGATTTTATGAAGATTTTTACAA AGTTGTAGTTCAGAATGAGAGACGAGAAGAGTGGACCTCATTGCTTGTGAccattaaaaagcttttcatcCAGTATCCTGTGTTGGTACGACTGGAGCAAGCAG AGGGCTTTCCCCCAGGTTACAATTCTACCTCGGCACAAGGGAACTACCTGGAGGCAATAAATCTTTCATTCAATG TGTTTGACAAGCACTACATAAACCGGAACTTCGACCGCACTGGGCAGATGTCGGTGGTTATCACACCTGGTGTGGGTGTGTTTGAGGTGGATCGACTGCTCATGATTCTGACCAAACAGCGGATGATAGACAATG GGATAGGTGTGGACTTGGTATGCATGGGAGAACAGCCATTGCATGCTGTACCACTCTTTAAG CTCCATAATCGCTGTGGACCTGGTGACTCCAGATTGGGTGATGACTACAATATTCCACACTGGATAAACCATAG tttctacACATCCAAAAGCCAGCTCCTGTGTAACAGCTTCACTCCACGGATCAAGCTGGCAGGAAGGAAA CCACTgactgagaaagcaaaaaataaccGAGATGCCT cactgGGGACTCCAAAAGATGCTGAGAATGCTCTGCCTATCCAGGTAGATTATGATGGGTATGATGCCCAGGTGTTCAGACTGCCAGGCCCATCCAGAGCCCAGCGCTGTACCACGTTCAG gTCTGTGAGGGAAAGAGAGAGTCGTACCAGGAAGAGCTCTAGTTCCTACGACGtctcctgcagcccttccctgcagagCCGCACGCTGCCCCCCGAGGAGGTGAGGAGCCAGGCTTCTGATGACAGCTCCCTGGGCAAGATCTCTAACATCCTGATGATCCCACGGCCTCATCTGCACCAGTGTGAAGTCAGCAGCTCTTTGGGCTATACCAGCACCAGAG ATGTCCTAGAGAACATGCTGGAGCCTCAGCAACGTGACTCCAGTGCCCCGGGGAGGTTCCACGTGGGCAGTGCAGAATCCATGCTCCACATCCGGCCTGGGGGCTACACCCCCCAGCGGGCGCTGATCAACCCCTTCGCCCCGTCCCGGATGCCCATGAAGCTGACGTCCAACCGGCGGCGCTGGATGCACACCTTCCCCGTGG GGATGAATCTCAAAACTCAGAACAAGGATACCCTGGAAGATGCTGTCTCTAACTCTCCAGATCCAA TTCTGACACTGTCTGCTCCCCCCGTAGTGCCAGGCTTCTGTTGTACAGTTGGAGTGGACTGGAAATCTCTCACTACTCCAGCATGTCTGCCTCTTACCACCGACTACTTCCCCGACCGTCAGAGCCTGCAGAATGATTACACTGAGGGTTGCTATGATCTCCTCCCAGAAGCTGACATTGACAG GAGGGATGAGGAAGGAGTGCAGATGACAGCCCAGCAGGTGTTTGAGGAGTTTATTTGTCAGCGTCTCATGCAAGGCTATCAAATTATTGTGCAATCCAAGCCACAGAAAACAGCTACAACTGTGCCACCCCCACTCAGCAGCAGTCCCCTTTACAGTCGAG GTCTTGTGTCAAGAAATCGACCTGAGGAAGAAGATCAGTACTGGCTGAGCATGGGCCGTACCTTCCACAAAGTCacattaaaagacaaaataataacTGTGACTCGATACCTGCCAAA GTATCCATATGAATCTGCTCAGATAAATTACACTTACAGCTTGTGCCCCTCACACTCTGACTCTGAATTTGTCTCTTGCTGGGTAGAATTTTCCCATGAGAGACTAGAAGAGTACAAGTGGAATTACTTGGATCAGTATATCTGTTCTGCTGGCTCTGAGGATTTCAG CCTCATCGAATCACTGAAATTCTGGAGGACCcgcttcctgctcctgcctgcctgcatcAGCGCCACCAAGCGCATCGTGGAAGGAGAGGCGCACTGCGACGTGTACGGGGACAGGCCCCGCTCCGACGAGGAGGAGTGGCAGCTCCTGGACGGCTTCATCCGCTTCGTGGAGGCCTTGAACCGCATTCGCCGGCGCCATCGGTCCGATCGGATGATTCGA aaAGGATCTGCCATGAAGGGCTTGCAGATTGCTGGTCCAATTCCCACCCATTCTTTGGAGCAGTCTGGGTCTCACATTGTGAGGAAAGGAACCTCTGCACTCTCAGCTCTGCTACAGATGGAAGCCAGTCAGAA gACACTGGGGGAGCAGCAAGCAGCAATGCTGTCTGGGAagagctctgggcagccttCGGAGAGTGGGAGCATTGCTATCACACCCACCTATATGGACAGCCCTCGTAAG GATGGGGCCTTCTTTATGGATTTTGTTCGCAGCCCACATACAGCTTCAACCTTCTGCTCACAG GTCTCTATAGATCAGTCAGTACCTGCAACCTCAGATGGCAACACATTGATAAACACGGGGCAGTTACCTGATCGGGGCAACACGCAGACCTTGGGAAGTTCCCAGAATGTTGCAGAGCAAGGATACACcacagctggtgctgcagagggCAG CTCTCAGTGTTCAGCAAGCACTCTGACTTCCTCCTCCACCTTGATAGAGATTCTTGAAGCCATGAAACACCCCAC CACAGGGAtccagctgctctctgagcAGAAGGGCCTCTCTCCGTACTGCTTCATCAGCGCAGAAGTTGTGCACTGGCTGGTGAACAACGTGGAAGGTGTGCAAACCCAGGCCATGGCCATTGACATAATGCAG aaaatgcTAGAAGAGCAGCTTATTGTCCATGCATCTGGAGAAGCCTTACGAACCTTTATttatggcttttatttttacaagatTGTTGTGGACAAAGAACCAGACCGAG TGGGCATGCAGCAACCTGCCATGTGGCACACAGCTGCCATGGATGACTTCTCTGCCTTCCAGAGGAAATGGTTTGAGGTGGCATTTGTGGCAGAAGAGCTCCTGCACTCAGAAATCCCAGCCTTcttcctgccctggctgcccagCCGCCCAGCCTCCTATGCAAGTAGGCACAGTTCCTTTAGCCGCAGTTTcggaggacggagccaggcaGCTGCACTATTAG CTGCCACAGTGCCTGAGCAGCGGACGGTGACGCTGGATGTGGATGTGAACAACCGCACGGACCGTCTGGAGTGGTGCAGCTGTTATTACCATGGCAATTTCTCCCTGAACGCTGCCTTTGAAATCAAGTTACACTGGATGGCAGTGACTGCAGCTGTTCTTTTTGAGATG GTTCAAGGTTGGCATCGGAAAGCCACATCCTGTGGTTTCTTGCTAGTTCCAGTCTTGGAAGGCCCGTTTGCTTTGCCCAGTTACTTATATGGAGACCCACTTCGAGCTCAGTTGTTCATCCCACTCAATGTCAGCTGCTTGTTGAAGGAGGGTAGTGAGCATTTATTTGATG gcTTTGAACCAGAAACATACTGGGACCGTATGCATCTCCTCCAGGAAGCAATAGCATACAG ATTTGGATTTGTGCAAGATAAATACTCGGCCTCTGCCTTCAACTTTCCAGCTGAGAACAAGCCCCAGTATATCCATGTCACAG GGACAGTGTTCTTGCAGCTACCATATTCCAAGCGGAAATTCTCATGTGGGCAGCAGCGCCGCCGGCGCAactccaccagctccaccaACCAGAACATGTTCTGTGAGGAGCGCATCGGCTACAACTGGGCCTACAACACCATGCTGACCAAAACCTGGAGATCCAGTGCCACGGGGGATGAGAAGTTTGCTGATCGGTTGCTGAAAGACTTCACAGACTTCTGCTGGAACAAAGACAGCCGGCTTGTTTTGTTCTGGACTGACTGCCTGGATAAGATGCATGCTAGTGCTCCGTAA